Proteins from a single region of Oncorhynchus nerka isolate Pitt River linkage group LG18, Oner_Uvic_2.0, whole genome shotgun sequence:
- the LOC135561860 gene encoding zinc finger and BTB domain-containing protein 18-like, translated as MADCVVFHTQIASIMEVLANAAVANICKLVDDDYAVFRMEINQSQKENRSLRRKLLELKVARERAERTMRERVLAIRPSNVKISDRYRGTARGDGNLTGGHRSFVKPAAHKTWKDDQPITVDEGIGTSTQHVIMIESADAEAADPGVKLERSEREEDPWHSRDTQTRAVVEPLVATKDPPTIAPAPPRTRHRITEVSGTQNAVLKSETDTDTLTVTHRLLRTGSDHRSDPERLGKGPLRYPPAPGTDYLPVFHQSQRMVHSRGDAEMLDTAGDDPSCSYTTEMDPGNISLGLETHTDLSRGDWNRYSSSVYSEGCLDKKGEGLVIDEVTVKVEGDAPLTWNVDKTHLGEGYSQGRDFLDYRESLETNPNVTTHSPLHTVRDRESVSTSMGPSDSHDHVLFDQVLNSKGQRAKGRGGGATSGKEKRFLCMFCNKGFSCLQKVEIHQRVHTGEKPYSCTQCHMRFAEAGNLKRHQRVHTGEKPFGCTQCHMRFAQAGHLKRHQRVHTGEKSYS; from the exons atGGCTGACTGtgtggtttttcacactcaaatagcctccatcatggaggtgttagcgaatgcagccgtggcaaatatctgtaaactcgtagatgacgactatgcagtgtttcgtaTGGAAATAAatcaaagccagaaagaaaacaggTCATTGCGGAGGAAACTACTAGAACTGAAGGTGGCACGGGAGCGCGCTGAGAGGACAATGCGAGAGCGCGTTCTCGCCATTCGTCCCAGTAATGTCAAGATCTCCGACCGATACAGAGGAACGGCAAGAG GTGACGGAAATCTCACTGGAGGCCACAGGAGCTTTGTGAAGCCAGCAGCACACAAAACATGGAAAGATGACCAACCAATCACTGTTGATGAGGGGATTGGAACCTCAACCCAGCACGTTATCATGATAGAG TCTGCAGATGCAGAGGCTGCAGATCCAGGGGTCAAGCTGGAGAGgtctgaaagagaggaggacccaTGGCACAGCAGAGACACCCAGACTCGAGCGGTGGTAGAGCCCCTTGTAGCCACAAAGGACCCCCCCACCATCGCCCCAGCGCCGCCCAGGACCCGACACAGAATCACGGAGGTCAGTGGAACGCAGAACGCCGTCctcaagtcagagacagacacggaTACTTTAACTGTAACACACAGGCTCTTACGCACAGGATCTGACCACAGATCAGacccagagagactggggaaggGGCCACTGCGCTATCCTCCTGCTCCCGGCACAGATTACTTACCGGTATTTCACCAGAGCCAGAGGATGGTTCATTCCCGTGGAGATGCTGAAATGTTAGACACTGCTGGTGATGATCCGTCTTGTTCTTACACTACAGAGATGGACCCTGGCAACATATCCTTGGGTTTAGAGACACATACTGATCTGTCTAGAGGGGACTGGAAccggtacagtagtagtgtatacTCTGAAGGGTGCCTGGATAAGAAAGGGGAGGGTCTGGTCATAGATGAGGTGACTGTGAAAGTGGAGGGCGACGCTCCTCTGACATGGAATGTAGACAAGACTCACTTAGGAGAAGGATACTCACAAGGCAGAGATTTCTTAGATTACAGGGAAAGTTTGGAGACAAATCCAAATGTCACGACCCACTCTCCTTTACACACGGTCAGGGATCGCGAGTCAGTGTCCACGTCGATGGGACCTTCCGATTCACACGACCACGTCCTTTTCGATCAGGTATTGAACTCAAAGGGCCAAAGGGCcaaggggaggggaggtggagcaACATCAGGTAAAGAGAAACGGTTCCTCTGCATGTTTTGTAACAAAGGCTTCAGCTGCCTCCAGAAGGTGGAGATCCACCaaagggtccacacaggggagaaaccctacagctgTACGCAGTGTCATATGCGCTTTGCTGAGGCTGGcaacctgaagaggcaccagagggtccacacaggggagaaaccctttggctgtacccagtgtcacatgcGCTTCGCCCAGGCTGGTCACCTGAAGagacaccagagggtccacacaggggagaaatctTACAGCTGA